One segment of Leptospirillum ferrooxidans C2-3 DNA contains the following:
- a CDS encoding efflux RND transporter periplasmic adaptor subunit — MTPILTARKRSILTFPGPIVFLMVLILFFPGNETVYALEAGEVSLPEDTISKLSIESHLYHQELGKKSLSVYGVAQVADDRVSDVTVPVLGLGAQVAGHVHGVYADFGDFVRKGQPLVRIYSPDYIDAQAAYLGAIALLKASPGDSASLAVVASATERLRNMGVSAHEIQALKRSGHPHREQVIHSQINGVVLVKNVVKGQTITAGQRLFEIGNIDVIRINGHVPQEMVHRIHLGDPLKVFLPDGEKNVSGHVVYISPVEDPVTRTVLVRGLFPNRPLRIRPGMFVTMKIGLSGSTPRFWLPRRAVYLVSGRSVVFTENTPGHFHMVPVKRGNAWAGRVPVSGPFPPSPMIVDQNGYWVKAQFERMKKSGN, encoded by the coding sequence ATGACTCCAATCCTTACCGCTCGGAAGCGTTCAATTTTAACCTTTCCGGGACCAATCGTTTTTTTAATGGTGTTGATCCTATTTTTTCCGGGGAATGAAACAGTGTATGCGCTTGAGGCCGGAGAGGTTTCCCTGCCGGAGGATACCATATCGAAGCTTTCGATCGAGTCGCACCTCTACCATCAGGAGCTTGGGAAGAAATCCCTGTCGGTCTATGGCGTTGCCCAGGTTGCGGATGATCGGGTTTCCGATGTGACCGTTCCTGTTCTTGGACTCGGTGCCCAGGTGGCAGGCCATGTTCATGGGGTTTATGCGGATTTTGGGGACTTTGTCCGAAAGGGCCAGCCACTGGTCCGGATTTATAGTCCGGATTATATCGATGCCCAGGCAGCCTATCTTGGAGCCATTGCTCTCTTGAAAGCCTCTCCAGGGGATTCGGCTTCTCTGGCCGTGGTCGCTTCGGCGACTGAGCGGCTCAGAAATATGGGGGTCTCCGCTCATGAGATCCAGGCCCTCAAGCGATCAGGACATCCCCACCGGGAGCAGGTTATCCACTCCCAGATCAATGGGGTTGTTTTGGTCAAAAATGTGGTCAAGGGGCAGACGATCACGGCGGGACAAAGGCTTTTTGAGATTGGGAATATCGATGTCATCAGAATCAACGGACATGTGCCTCAGGAGATGGTCCACCGGATTCATCTTGGCGATCCCCTTAAGGTGTTTCTTCCCGATGGGGAAAAAAACGTTTCCGGGCATGTTGTCTACATTAGCCCTGTTGAAGATCCGGTGACCCGTACTGTTCTGGTCAGGGGGCTATTCCCCAATCGTCCTCTCAGGATTCGTCCGGGGATGTTTGTGACGATGAAGATCGGTCTGTCGGGGAGTACTCCCCGATTCTGGCTACCGCGCCGGGCGGTTTATCTGGTCAGTGGACGATCTGTTGTTTTTACAGAAAACACTCCTGGTCATTTTCACATGGTTCCTGTCAAAAGGGGGAACGCTTGGGCCGGACGAGTTCCTGTCAGCGGTCCATTTCCTCCATCCCCCATGATCGTTGACCAGAATGGATATTGGGTCAAGGCGCAGTTTGAACGCATGAAGAAATCGGGAAACTGA